A window of the Flavobacterium sangjuense genome harbors these coding sequences:
- a CDS encoding GEVED domain-containing protein: MENNYPNKKEKSKSTFTKLGISLFLIWMFSSNIINAQVHTNPSTGVGSYTIPAGVTSVNVQVWGSGGSGGGSSTNNSGGSGGGGGGYTTKTFNVTAGDVINYNVGVGAIAGAAGANGLSGNPTTLSHVPSGNSFTAGGGGNGNANGGAVGAGGTATGGTTNTVGGAGSAGGAAPGGNGGNGGNTTTTFGAGQTNANGLSGTNPGGGGGGGEKDGGTSTSGGAGGNGQVIITCGPTISGFAASSGCVGSTITINGTNFYNITAANVTIGGTAVASITSFTTTQIIAVIGAGTTGAVSVVALGGTATSAGTFTVNTLPANPSNPTSNSPQCNPPGVTLTAVGTVPANEAWYWQTVSLGTSTANSAATYTATTSGTYYIRAYNTVSGCWSSGQGSLAVVISTSISTLATVPSPATAATGICYAGTGAVSSISWTAAAGATSYDVYFGAGSLPGTVTANVATTSYTTGTLLASTTYYWKIVPRNSTCPSTGTALTWSFTTSATPCYCTPTGNLNCTASDFISNVTLNTLNNTTTCGAGGYTVYAASGSQTTTLVTGQTYTFNLSVGAGTGNHGAGVWIDFNQNGVFTDAGEFFLVSNTIAPSATISVSIAIPAGATLGTTQMRVRYAYNLTVVSTMSCTMAGTYGETEDYSVTFVAPAACTTPTAQPTALILTPASTSISGTFTAASPAPNNYLVVINTTGVAPSPTNGTSYTIGGTVGAGNTVVDIDSNTSFTASGLSSLTQYYVYIFSYNSACTGGPLYLAASPLNANATTLGPTYCTVGGTLAASSYISNVTLNTINQTNSAWGGYRDYYPSLSTNVLQSTSYTISVTIWNATTTQKNISAWIDWNLNGVFDVATETVLSTTSTVATPQSVTLTNTFTVPLTAIVNLTRLRVELAFNSEGAAAPCNVFSLTDAQDYKINVQAIVACTTPTAQPTSLVLTPGGTAIAGVFTAASPAPNNYLVVINTSGVTPTPVNGTTYAIGGTVGAGNTVVDTDSDNTFTASGLTLTTLYYIYVFSYNSSCSGGPLYLTTSPLNGSVTTLATSYCLPTGNLTCTSGDYIANVTINTLNNNTTCNTGGYTNFPATGTQTTTLTRGNTYNLSVGTGYGTKKHGLAVWIDFNQNQSFADAGEYFTFGNGVIANSINTIAIAIPAGTPLGTVRMRVRYGKQINMASTMSCTMAGTYGETEDYTLTIINPIACVAPISQPTALILNSAGTTIAGSFTAPSPAPNNYLVVINTTGAVPSPVNTTTYTIGGTVGTGNIVVDNDSNVTFTATGLSTTTTYYIFVFAYNSACTGGPTYNVTTPLSGSVATITSNYCVPSVGVNLQDDCYFSEVSFIGTLNDVSNYSTYSSSPRGYQDFTALTNLASQAQGEGVNVFVQALYSSYMVAWVDWNKDGVFDDTVPTNEEVYNSGTISTGSTTFGFIIPSSTPVGNYRIRIRLNQYPDLTTIESCGNINNGGETEDYIFTVVSNCNSLITSVTDGKTCGTGTVNLTASSTSVGVTEYRWYTTPTGSTLVGTSPTGSWTTPSISTTTTYYVTAYNGCESLVRTAVTAVISPIPTLTYSPTNPTVCGEDVVLNLTATGDVEEVFLIDEKFNSGLGTFTNTNITSSGFDALTQWQNQSSTYVPTGEVWFPAISTGITGNTFAYTTSDEINATAHTQLASATISSVNFTTLTLSMRMYYSRYFMDGTYLTDDFVTIDVSTNGGGSWTEIRRYTEDVGIGTRFETLSFDLAAYVGQANLKVRVRYYGEWCDGVAVDDIKLYGYRPISTALSWTSATTVNAFTDAACTIAYVSGTPAVNVYVKPSLAQLELFSYSFTANATLANGCTTSKTITVTNNTKIWNGTDSYWDDDENWIPLGKPTASNCIIIPDTTFDPIISGTSYDAFGKNIKVKSGGILTVNSDNNITITDEVTVSSGGLFDIKNSASLIQTNNTALNNGSIKMTRTTRAMTRWAYVYAGSPVAENAFSQIPSQFDLKYRWTSGTMNGAWVGLTSLTSGEGFIARVRNIAPFSTGTGTIDFVYTGTPKNGIVNVNVDSYNSSSMVAGNTVLLANPYPSAVDCKKFLEYNVAGKSNSELGGTLFFWTSVTLYNGSGPYSMTDYGSWNLVGGTGSMPASAPSDLSLKPNGKIAAGQGFFAQAFADGQIHFDNIMREPDFNSQFFKNSNTTHSEENSRIWLNLYSDTTFRQMLVGYVDGATNGHDRLYDGDAFTNNEINIYSLLDNRKLVIQGKALPFDENDIIPLGYKITNAGNYSINIDELDGIFSGNQNVYLRDKLLTIDHNIKQSPYTFTTTAGTFDDRFELVFVSNALGTNNPSEINTFATISNHQIRIESSEFIKKISLYDITGKLINNYSLTEYKKQFSDAFNYPNGIYIAKITLDNDMVVTKKIIH; the protein is encoded by the coding sequence ATGGAAAACAATTACCCAAACAAAAAAGAAAAATCGAAATCTACATTTACCAAATTAGGAATTAGTTTATTTCTGATTTGGATGTTTTCTTCAAATATTATAAATGCTCAAGTTCATACTAATCCATCAACTGGCGTAGGTTCATATACCATTCCTGCCGGAGTAACATCTGTAAATGTTCAGGTATGGGGAAGCGGTGGGTCTGGCGGCGGATCTTCAACCAATAATTCTGGTGGATCTGGTGGTGGTGGTGGTGGCTACACTACCAAAACCTTTAACGTAACTGCTGGTGATGTCATTAATTATAATGTTGGTGTTGGTGCAATAGCCGGAGCAGCCGGAGCAAATGGTTTAAGTGGTAATCCAACAACACTTTCCCATGTTCCATCTGGAAATAGTTTTACAGCTGGTGGTGGTGGCAACGGAAATGCAAATGGTGGTGCCGTAGGTGCTGGAGGTACTGCAACAGGTGGAACAACAAATACTGTTGGAGGTGCTGGAAGCGCTGGAGGTGCAGCTCCTGGCGGAAATGGCGGAAATGGCGGAAATACTACTACTACTTTTGGCGCTGGTCAAACAAATGCAAATGGTTTATCTGGAACAAATCCTGGTGGCGGTGGCGGTGGCGGTGAAAAAGATGGTGGAACAAGCACCTCTGGAGGAGCTGGTGGAAATGGACAAGTAATCATAACCTGCGGGCCAACAATATCAGGTTTTGCAGCCTCAAGCGGATGTGTTGGTTCAACCATTACAATAAACGGAACTAATTTTTATAATATAACAGCAGCTAATGTCACTATCGGCGGTACAGCTGTGGCTTCTATAACTTCATTTACCACAACTCAGATTATTGCGGTTATTGGAGCCGGAACAACAGGAGCTGTAAGTGTTGTGGCTTTGGGCGGAACTGCAACCAGCGCAGGAACATTTACAGTAAATACTTTACCCGCTAACCCAAGTAATCCAACAAGCAATTCTCCACAATGCAATCCTCCTGGGGTTACTTTAACAGCAGTAGGAACGGTTCCTGCGAATGAAGCTTGGTATTGGCAAACTGTTTCTTTAGGAACAAGTACAGCAAATAGCGCAGCCACCTATACTGCAACTACTTCGGGCACATACTACATCAGAGCATACAATACCGTTTCAGGTTGTTGGAGCTCTGGACAGGGAAGTTTAGCGGTTGTCATTAGTACAAGTATAAGCACTTTGGCTACAGTCCCATCACCTGCAACAGCTGCAACGGGAATTTGTTATGCCGGCACAGGTGCAGTAAGTAGTATTTCATGGACAGCAGCGGCTGGAGCAACATCGTATGATGTTTACTTTGGAGCAGGAAGTCTTCCGGGAACGGTAACTGCAAATGTTGCTACTACATCCTATACTACAGGAACTTTATTAGCTTCAACAACCTATTACTGGAAAATAGTACCGAGAAACAGTACCTGTCCATCAACAGGAACAGCATTAACTTGGAGTTTCACTACTTCCGCTACACCATGTTATTGTACGCCAACCGGAAATTTAAATTGTACGGCTAGTGATTTCATTAGTAATGTCACTTTAAATACTTTAAATAATACTACTACCTGTGGCGCCGGAGGATATACTGTTTATGCAGCTTCAGGCTCGCAAACAACAACATTAGTCACAGGACAAACCTATACGTTCAATTTAAGTGTTGGTGCCGGAACCGGAAATCACGGTGCCGGAGTATGGATAGATTTTAATCAAAACGGAGTATTTACCGATGCCGGGGAATTTTTCTTAGTAAGTAATACCATTGCTCCAAGCGCAACTATTTCAGTATCGATTGCTATTCCGGCGGGAGCAACTCTCGGAACAACTCAAATGAGAGTTCGATATGCGTACAATTTAACAGTCGTATCGACTATGAGTTGTACCATGGCAGGAACTTACGGAGAAACCGAAGATTACTCAGTAACATTTGTTGCGCCGGCAGCTTGTACAACACCAACAGCACAACCAACAGCACTTATATTAACTCCTGCAAGTACCAGTATTTCAGGAACATTTACAGCGGCTTCACCAGCACCAAACAATTATTTGGTAGTAATCAATACAACTGGTGTTGCGCCTTCACCGACTAACGGAACATCTTATACGATTGGTGGAACTGTTGGCGCTGGTAATACAGTAGTTGATATTGACAGTAACACTAGTTTTACTGCTTCAGGATTAAGCTCGTTAACACAGTATTACGTATATATCTTTTCGTATAACTCAGCGTGTACTGGCGGACCTTTATATCTTGCAGCTTCTCCTTTAAATGCAAATGCAACTACATTGGGACCAACCTATTGCACTGTTGGCGGAACTTTAGCTGCAAGTTCGTATATATCAAACGTTACCTTAAATACTATAAATCAGACAAACTCTGCTTGGGGGGGTTATAGAGATTATTATCCATCCCTATCAACTAATGTTTTGCAATCAACTAGTTATACCATAAGCGTTACGATATGGAATGCTACAACAACACAAAAAAATATTTCTGCCTGGATTGATTGGAATTTAAATGGTGTTTTTGATGTCGCCACTGAAACTGTTTTGTCTACAACCTCTACTGTAGCGACTCCTCAAAGCGTAACATTAACCAATACTTTTACTGTTCCATTAACTGCAATTGTAAATCTAACCCGTTTAAGAGTTGAACTTGCATTTAATTCAGAAGGTGCCGCTGCGCCGTGTAATGTATTTTCTCTAACCGACGCACAGGATTATAAAATAAATGTTCAGGCAATTGTAGCTTGTACAACTCCCACTGCGCAACCAACTTCACTAGTTTTAACACCGGGAGGAACAGCTATCGCAGGGGTTTTTACCGCTGCATCACCAGCTCCAAATAATTATTTGGTTGTAATCAACACTTCAGGCGTAACACCAACTCCGGTAAATGGAACAACCTATGCCATTGGAGGAACGGTCGGAGCAGGAAATACCGTAGTTGATACAGATAGTGATAACACTTTTACTGCTTCGGGATTAACACTTACAACCTTATATTACATTTATGTTTTCTCCTATAATTCGTCTTGTAGCGGTGGTCCTTTGTATTTGACTACTTCCCCATTAAATGGAAGTGTCACCACATTGGCAACAAGTTATTGTTTACCAACAGGAAATTTAACCTGTACTTCTGGTGATTACATTGCTAATGTAACTATCAATACATTGAACAACAACACTACTTGCAATACTGGCGGTTATACTAATTTCCCTGCTACAGGAACACAAACTACTACACTAACCAGAGGAAATACATATAATTTAAGTGTTGGAACTGGTTACGGTACTAAAAAACACGGCTTGGCTGTATGGATTGACTTTAACCAAAACCAATCTTTTGCTGATGCCGGAGAATATTTCACCTTTGGAAATGGTGTCATTGCAAACTCAATCAATACAATTGCTATTGCTATTCCAGCCGGAACTCCATTAGGAACAGTAAGAATGAGAGTTCGATATGGTAAACAAATCAATATGGCATCGACCATGAGTTGTACTATGGCAGGAACTTACGGAGAAACCGAAGATTATACATTAACTATAATTAACCCTATTGCTTGTGTGGCTCCGATTTCACAACCAACCGCGTTGATATTAAATTCGGCCGGAACTACAATTGCAGGTAGCTTTACAGCTCCAAGTCCTGCCCCTAACAACTATTTGGTAGTGATTAATACCACCGGAGCTGTACCTTCACCGGTAAACACTACAACTTATACCATTGGTGGAACTGTTGGTACTGGGAATATTGTGGTTGACAATGACTCAAACGTAACATTTACCGCTACCGGATTATCGACAACAACAACCTATTATATTTTTGTCTTTGCTTATAATTCAGCTTGTACGGGCGGACCAACTTATAATGTCACCACGCCTCTTTCAGGAAGTGTAGCAACAATAACATCAAACTACTGTGTTCCTTCGGTTGGAGTAAACCTACAGGACGATTGTTATTTCTCTGAAGTAAGTTTTATTGGGACATTAAATGATGTCTCAAATTATTCTACTTATTCTTCAAGCCCACGAGGATACCAAGATTTTACAGCATTAACAAACTTAGCTTCTCAGGCACAGGGTGAAGGAGTCAATGTGTTCGTTCAGGCGTTATATAGTTCCTATATGGTAGCTTGGGTGGATTGGAATAAAGATGGTGTTTTTGATGATACAGTTCCAACAAATGAGGAAGTGTATAATTCCGGAACTATATCTACGGGATCAACAACCTTCGGATTTATAATTCCATCTTCTACGCCAGTTGGTAATTATAGAATTAGAATTAGATTAAATCAATACCCGGATTTAACCACTATTGAATCCTGTGGAAATATCAATAATGGTGGCGAAACTGAAGATTATATTTTTACAGTGGTTTCGAATTGTAATTCCTTAATTACATCGGTAACAGACGGAAAAACATGTGGCACCGGAACAGTTAACCTAACAGCTAGTAGCACTTCTGTTGGAGTAACAGAATACCGTTGGTATACTACGCCTACAGGTTCAACCTTGGTTGGTACAAGTCCTACCGGAAGTTGGACAACACCTTCCATTTCAACCACTACAACTTATTATGTAACTGCTTACAACGGTTGCGAATCATTGGTTAGAACAGCTGTAACTGCTGTTATTAGTCCGATTCCAACTTTAACTTATTCTCCAACCAATCCAACAGTTTGTGGCGAAGATGTAGTTTTAAATCTAACAGCAACCGGAGATGTAGAAGAGGTTTTTCTTATTGACGAAAAATTCAACAGCGGTTTGGGAACTTTTACCAACACTAATATTACTTCAAGTGGTTTTGACGCCTTAACACAATGGCAAAACCAAAGCAGTACTTATGTTCCAACAGGTGAGGTATGGTTTCCTGCAATTTCAACAGGTATAACCGGAAATACCTTTGCTTATACAACATCCGATGAAATTAATGCAACAGCTCACACCCAATTAGCTTCAGCTACAATTAGTTCGGTCAACTTTACTACTCTTACCTTAAGCATGAGAATGTATTATTCGCGTTACTTTATGGATGGAACTTATCTAACTGACGATTTTGTTACCATCGATGTTTCTACTAATGGTGGTGGATCATGGACAGAAATAAGAAGATATACTGAAGACGTAGGAATTGGAACCCGGTTTGAAACCTTATCCTTTGATTTGGCAGCTTATGTTGGTCAAGCTAACTTAAAAGTCAGAGTGCGATATTATGGTGAATGGTGTGATGGTGTTGCTGTTGATGATATAAAATTATACGGATACAGACCAATTAGTACAGCTTTAAGCTGGACTAGTGCCACTACTGTGAACGCCTTTACTGACGCCGCATGTACGATTGCCTATGTTTCGGGAACACCGGCAGTCAATGTTTATGTAAAACCTTCATTGGCTCAACTGGAATTGTTTAGCTACAGTTTTACCGCCAATGCAACTTTAGCAAACGGTTGTACGACCAGTAAGACTATAACAGTTACAAACAATACCAAAATTTGGAATGGAACAGATTCCTATTGGGATGATGATGAAAACTGGATACCTTTAGGGAAGCCGACAGCCAGTAATTGCATTATAATTCCTGATACTACCTTTGACCCTATTATATCCGGAACAAGCTATGATGCTTTTGGGAAAAACATTAAAGTAAAATCAGGTGGAATCCTAACTGTAAATTCAGATAACAATATAACAATTACAGATGAGGTCACAGTCAGTAGTGGCGGACTATTTGACATAAAAAATAGTGCTAGTTTAATACAAACCAACAATACTGCTTTAAATAATGGTTCTATTAAGATGACCCGAACCACAAGAGCTATGACAAGATGGGCTTACGTTTATGCAGGTTCACCTGTAGCTGAAAATGCTTTTAGCCAAATCCCATCACAATTTGATTTAAAATACCGTTGGACATCGGGCACAATGAATGGAGCCTGGGTTGGACTTACGTCACTAACTTCGGGAGAAGGTTTTATTGCCCGGGTTAGAAATATTGCTCCATTTAGTACCGGAACAGGAACTATTGATTTTGTATATACCGGAACTCCAAAAAATGGAATTGTTAATGTAAATGTGGATAGTTATAACTCAAGTTCTATGGTTGCTGGAAATACCGTTTTATTAGCAAATCCGTATCCAAGTGCTGTTGATTGCAAAAAGTTTTTAGAATATAATGTTGCTGGCAAAAGTAATTCAGAATTGGGAGGAACGTTATTCTTCTGGACATCTGTTACGCTATATAACGGATCTGGACCTTATTCAATGACAGACTATGGAAGCTGGAATTTAGTAGGAGGAACAGGTAGCATGCCTGCAAGTGCGCCATCAGATTTAAGTCTAAAACCAAATGGTAAAATAGCCGCAGGTCAGGGATTCTTTGCCCAGGCTTTTGCTGATGGACAAATTCATTTTGATAACATAATGCGTGAACCTGATTTTAATTCACAATTTTTCAAAAATTCAAATACAACTCATAGTGAGGAAAATAGTAGAATATGGTTGAACCTTTATAGCGATACTACTTTCAGACAAATGTTAGTGGGCTACGTTGATGGTGCTACTAATGGTCACGACAGATTGTATGATGGTGACGCCTTTACAAACAATGAAATAAATATTTATTCATTACTTGACAACAGAAAATTAGTGATACAAGGTAAAGCATTACCATTTGATGAAAATGATATTATTCCGTTAGGCTACAAGATTACAAACGCTGGTAATTATTCGATAAACATAGATGAATTGGATGGTATTTTTAGTGGTAATCAAAACGTGTATTTGAGAGATAAATTACTGACTATTGACCATAATATAAAACAAAGTCCATATACATTTACTACTACAGCCGGTACATTTGACGACCGATTTGAATTAGTATTTGTCAGCAATGCATTAGGTACAAACAATCCAAGTGAAATAAATACTTTTGCTACGATTTCTAATCATCAAATCAGAATAGAATCAAGTGAGTTTATAAAAAAAATAAGTCTTTATGACATAACAGGAAAACTCATAAATAACTATTCCTTGACAGAATATAAAAAACAATTTTCTGACGCTTTCAATTATCCTAATGGAATCTATATTGCAAAAATCACTTTAGACAATGATATGGTGGTTACCAAAAAAATAATCCATTAA